One genomic window of Tachypleus tridentatus isolate NWPU-2018 chromosome 12, ASM421037v1, whole genome shotgun sequence includes the following:
- the LOC143233909 gene encoding growth factor receptor-bound protein 14-like isoform X4: MRYLMAHPVFSTKFKKGKYGMLMDSGINSDYHCPLIPITDNKTDHSCLKEVALNFYLEDGRHHRMVVEEGLRASDLCSLLILKFNLVRSYTWTIVEQFRDLEIERALEDHEEVLQMYIDSWNLCSCDRRFIVRQDFHKYQFFQNPERFYPLELVDLESQLDCPANSTVVTKIIVIQNMLHLGNSMPVVQSFLWFKDSTLNSWRKYFFRIEENILRFSIIPEKKDPKQMHSLLDLRNCDIFMPTGGKSKGSPTNFSFCIKSRSLERSTTDLKWFCCVNEKGRKCWIVALRLAKFGTKLRENYSETKSRRNSVDNSPLYLNIGEHRAITFDSLSCKKLQVAMDFTGQSSHVVQNSIELKAVAAVETMNRKQEASIVEAVQPSVQPTLEFGVSKLQPWFYSGMTREEATQLLTKYRTVNGVFLVRESNQNPGRFVLSYVFNKKTHHTEIYPIEEKNQLCYTLDGGKTKFYDLLQLVEFYQLNLGCLPTKLKHFFVHKPKRTQYPV; the protein is encoded by the exons ctctacaaaattcaaaaaaggaaAATACGGTATGCTGATGGATAGTGGTATAAACTCAGACTATCACTGTCCTTTGATTCCTATCACAGACAATAAAACTGACCACAGCTGTCTGAAAGAA GTAGCCCTGAACTTCTACCTGGAAGACGGAAGACATCACCGTATGGTAGTGGAGGAAGGCTTGCGTGCTAGTGATCTTTGCAGCTTACTGATTTTGAAATTTAATCTTGTTCGCTCCTATACGTGGACAATTGTGGAACAGTTCCGCGATCTCGAAATTG AGAGAGCTTTAGAGGATCACGAAGAAGTGCTTCAGATGTATATAGATTCATGGAATCTTTGTTCCTGTGACAGGAGGTTTATTGTAAGGCAGGATTTCCACAAGTATCAGTTTTTCCAGAACCCTGag CGCTTTTATCCACTGGAACTAGTAGACCTTGAATCGCAGCTGGACTGCCCGGCAAACTCTACAGTTGTTACTAAGATAATTGTCATAcag AATATGCTTCACTTAGGAAACAGCATGCCAGTTGTGCAGAGTTTTTTATGGTTCAAAGATTCCACTCTAAACTCTTGGAGAAAGTATTTTTTTAGAATTGAAGAAAATATCTTGAGATTTTCCATCATCCCTGAAAAAAAG GATCCCAAGCAGATGCATTCACTTTTAGACCTAAGAAACTGTGATATTTTTATGCCAACTGGAGGGAAATCTAAGGGATCTCCAACTAATTTCTCTTTTTGTATCAAG tcaAGAAGTCTGGAAAGATCAACAACTGATTtaaaatggttttgttgtgtAAATGAAAAGGGACGAAAGTGCTGGATTGTGGCCTTAAGATTAGCAAAG TTTGGGACAAAGTTACGAGAAAACTATAGTGAAACCAAGTCAAGGAGGAATAGTGTTGACAATTCACCTTTGTATTTAAACATAGGAGAACATCGTGCTATCACATTT GATTCTCTCTCCTGTAAAAAACTTCAAGTAGCAATGGATTTCACAGGACAGTCTAGCCATGTAGTCCAAAACTCAATAGAGCTCAAGGCGGTTGCTGCTGTGGAAACAATGAACAGGAAG CAGGAAGCCTCAATTGTTGAAGCTGTACAACCTTCAGTTCAACCAACTTTGGAGTTTGGTGTCTCCAAACTACAACCATGGTTTTATAGTGGTATGACAAGAGAAGAAGCAactcaactgttaacaaaatacagaacagtaaatgg AGTATTCCTGGTGCGTGAAAGTAACCAAAACCCTGGCAGATTCGTCCTCTCCTAtgtttttaataagaaaacacaTCATACTGAAATCTATCCA ATAGAGGAAAAAAACCAACTATGTTACACACTGGATGGTGGAAAAACCAAGTTTTATGATCTTCTGCAGCTGGTTGAGTTCTACCAGCTCAACCTTGGTTGCTTGCCAACAAAGCTTAAGCACTTCTTTGTCCATAAGCCAAAAAGAACACAATATCCAGTCTAA
- the LOC143233909 gene encoding growth factor receptor-bound protein 14-like isoform X6: MLMDSGINSDYHCPLIPITDNKTDHSCLKEVALNFYLEDGRHHRMVVEEGLRASDLCSLLILKFNLVRSYTWTIVEQFRDLEIERALEDHEEVLQMYIDSWNLCSCDRRFIVRQDFHKYQFFQNPERFYPLELVDLESQLDCPANSTVVTKIIVIQNMLHLGNSMPVVQSFLWFKDSTLNSWRKYFFRIEENILRFSIIPEKKDPKQMHSLLDLRNCDIFMPTGGKSKGSPTNFSFCIKSRSLERSTTDLKWFCCVNEKGRKCWIVALRLAKFGTKLRENYSETKSRRNSVDNSPLYLNIGEHRAITFDSLSCKKLQVAMDFTGQSSHVVQNSIELKAVAAVETMNRKQEASIVEAVQPSVQPTLEFGVSKLQPWFYSGMTREEATQLLTKYRTVNGVFLVRESNQNPGRFVLSYVFNKKTHHTEIYPIEEKNQLCYTLDGGKTKFYDLLQLVEFYQLNLGCLPTKLKHFFVHKPKRTQYPV, encoded by the exons ATGCTGATGGATAGTGGTATAAACTCAGACTATCACTGTCCTTTGATTCCTATCACAGACAATAAAACTGACCACAGCTGTCTGAAAGAA GTAGCCCTGAACTTCTACCTGGAAGACGGAAGACATCACCGTATGGTAGTGGAGGAAGGCTTGCGTGCTAGTGATCTTTGCAGCTTACTGATTTTGAAATTTAATCTTGTTCGCTCCTATACGTGGACAATTGTGGAACAGTTCCGCGATCTCGAAATTG AGAGAGCTTTAGAGGATCACGAAGAAGTGCTTCAGATGTATATAGATTCATGGAATCTTTGTTCCTGTGACAGGAGGTTTATTGTAAGGCAGGATTTCCACAAGTATCAGTTTTTCCAGAACCCTGag CGCTTTTATCCACTGGAACTAGTAGACCTTGAATCGCAGCTGGACTGCCCGGCAAACTCTACAGTTGTTACTAAGATAATTGTCATAcag AATATGCTTCACTTAGGAAACAGCATGCCAGTTGTGCAGAGTTTTTTATGGTTCAAAGATTCCACTCTAAACTCTTGGAGAAAGTATTTTTTTAGAATTGAAGAAAATATCTTGAGATTTTCCATCATCCCTGAAAAAAAG GATCCCAAGCAGATGCATTCACTTTTAGACCTAAGAAACTGTGATATTTTTATGCCAACTGGAGGGAAATCTAAGGGATCTCCAACTAATTTCTCTTTTTGTATCAAG tcaAGAAGTCTGGAAAGATCAACAACTGATTtaaaatggttttgttgtgtAAATGAAAAGGGACGAAAGTGCTGGATTGTGGCCTTAAGATTAGCAAAG TTTGGGACAAAGTTACGAGAAAACTATAGTGAAACCAAGTCAAGGAGGAATAGTGTTGACAATTCACCTTTGTATTTAAACATAGGAGAACATCGTGCTATCACATTT GATTCTCTCTCCTGTAAAAAACTTCAAGTAGCAATGGATTTCACAGGACAGTCTAGCCATGTAGTCCAAAACTCAATAGAGCTCAAGGCGGTTGCTGCTGTGGAAACAATGAACAGGAAG CAGGAAGCCTCAATTGTTGAAGCTGTACAACCTTCAGTTCAACCAACTTTGGAGTTTGGTGTCTCCAAACTACAACCATGGTTTTATAGTGGTATGACAAGAGAAGAAGCAactcaactgttaacaaaatacagaacagtaaatgg AGTATTCCTGGTGCGTGAAAGTAACCAAAACCCTGGCAGATTCGTCCTCTCCTAtgtttttaataagaaaacacaTCATACTGAAATCTATCCA ATAGAGGAAAAAAACCAACTATGTTACACACTGGATGGTGGAAAAACCAAGTTTTATGATCTTCTGCAGCTGGTTGAGTTCTACCAGCTCAACCTTGGTTGCTTGCCAACAAAGCTTAAGCACTTCTTTGTCCATAAGCCAAAAAGAACACAATATCCAGTCTAA
- the LOC143233909 gene encoding growth factor receptor-bound protein 14-like isoform X2, with amino-acid sequence MSLTGRRRETSGQITSSSQMLRSTKFKKGKYGMLMDSGINSDYHCPLIPITDNKTDHSCLKEVALNFYLEDGRHHRMVVEEGLRASDLCSLLILKFNLVRSYTWTIVEQFRDLEIERALEDHEEVLQMYIDSWNLCSCDRRFIVRQDFHKYQFFQNPERFYPLELVDLESQLDCPANSTVVTKIIVIQNMLHLGNSMPVVQSFLWFKDSTLNSWRKYFFRIEENILRFSIIPEKKDPKQMHSLLDLRNCDIFMPTGGKSKGSPTNFSFCIKSRSLERSTTDLKWFCCVNEKGRKCWIVALRLAKFGTKLRENYSETKSRRNSVDNSPLYLNIGEHRAITFDSLSCKKLQVAMDFTGQSSHVVQNSIELKAVAAVETMNRKEASIVEAVQPSVQPTLEFGVSKLQPWFYSGMTREEATQLLTKYRTVNGVFLVRESNQNPGRFVLSYVFNKKTHHTEIYPIEEKNQLCYTLDGGKTKFYDLLQLVEFYQLNLGCLPTKLKHFFVHKPKRTQYPV; translated from the exons ctctacaaaattcaaaaaaggaaAATACGGTATGCTGATGGATAGTGGTATAAACTCAGACTATCACTGTCCTTTGATTCCTATCACAGACAATAAAACTGACCACAGCTGTCTGAAAGAA GTAGCCCTGAACTTCTACCTGGAAGACGGAAGACATCACCGTATGGTAGTGGAGGAAGGCTTGCGTGCTAGTGATCTTTGCAGCTTACTGATTTTGAAATTTAATCTTGTTCGCTCCTATACGTGGACAATTGTGGAACAGTTCCGCGATCTCGAAATTG AGAGAGCTTTAGAGGATCACGAAGAAGTGCTTCAGATGTATATAGATTCATGGAATCTTTGTTCCTGTGACAGGAGGTTTATTGTAAGGCAGGATTTCCACAAGTATCAGTTTTTCCAGAACCCTGag CGCTTTTATCCACTGGAACTAGTAGACCTTGAATCGCAGCTGGACTGCCCGGCAAACTCTACAGTTGTTACTAAGATAATTGTCATAcag AATATGCTTCACTTAGGAAACAGCATGCCAGTTGTGCAGAGTTTTTTATGGTTCAAAGATTCCACTCTAAACTCTTGGAGAAAGTATTTTTTTAGAATTGAAGAAAATATCTTGAGATTTTCCATCATCCCTGAAAAAAAG GATCCCAAGCAGATGCATTCACTTTTAGACCTAAGAAACTGTGATATTTTTATGCCAACTGGAGGGAAATCTAAGGGATCTCCAACTAATTTCTCTTTTTGTATCAAG tcaAGAAGTCTGGAAAGATCAACAACTGATTtaaaatggttttgttgtgtAAATGAAAAGGGACGAAAGTGCTGGATTGTGGCCTTAAGATTAGCAAAG TTTGGGACAAAGTTACGAGAAAACTATAGTGAAACCAAGTCAAGGAGGAATAGTGTTGACAATTCACCTTTGTATTTAAACATAGGAGAACATCGTGCTATCACATTT GATTCTCTCTCCTGTAAAAAACTTCAAGTAGCAATGGATTTCACAGGACAGTCTAGCCATGTAGTCCAAAACTCAATAGAGCTCAAGGCGGTTGCTGCTGTGGAAACAATGAACAGGAAG GAAGCCTCAATTGTTGAAGCTGTACAACCTTCAGTTCAACCAACTTTGGAGTTTGGTGTCTCCAAACTACAACCATGGTTTTATAGTGGTATGACAAGAGAAGAAGCAactcaactgttaacaaaatacagaacagtaaatgg AGTATTCCTGGTGCGTGAAAGTAACCAAAACCCTGGCAGATTCGTCCTCTCCTAtgtttttaataagaaaacacaTCATACTGAAATCTATCCA ATAGAGGAAAAAAACCAACTATGTTACACACTGGATGGTGGAAAAACCAAGTTTTATGATCTTCTGCAGCTGGTTGAGTTCTACCAGCTCAACCTTGGTTGCTTGCCAACAAAGCTTAAGCACTTCTTTGTCCATAAGCCAAAAAGAACACAATATCCAGTCTAA
- the LOC143233909 gene encoding growth factor receptor-bound protein 14-like isoform X5 produces MSSTKFKKGKYGMLMDSGINSDYHCPLIPITDNKTDHSCLKEVALNFYLEDGRHHRMVVEEGLRASDLCSLLILKFNLVRSYTWTIVEQFRDLEIERALEDHEEVLQMYIDSWNLCSCDRRFIVRQDFHKYQFFQNPERFYPLELVDLESQLDCPANSTVVTKIIVIQNMLHLGNSMPVVQSFLWFKDSTLNSWRKYFFRIEENILRFSIIPEKKDPKQMHSLLDLRNCDIFMPTGGKSKGSPTNFSFCIKSRSLERSTTDLKWFCCVNEKGRKCWIVALRLAKFGTKLRENYSETKSRRNSVDNSPLYLNIGEHRAITFDSLSCKKLQVAMDFTGQSSHVVQNSIELKAVAAVETMNRKQEASIVEAVQPSVQPTLEFGVSKLQPWFYSGMTREEATQLLTKYRTVNGVFLVRESNQNPGRFVLSYVFNKKTHHTEIYPIEEKNQLCYTLDGGKTKFYDLLQLVEFYQLNLGCLPTKLKHFFVHKPKRTQYPV; encoded by the exons ctctacaaaattcaaaaaaggaaAATACGGTATGCTGATGGATAGTGGTATAAACTCAGACTATCACTGTCCTTTGATTCCTATCACAGACAATAAAACTGACCACAGCTGTCTGAAAGAA GTAGCCCTGAACTTCTACCTGGAAGACGGAAGACATCACCGTATGGTAGTGGAGGAAGGCTTGCGTGCTAGTGATCTTTGCAGCTTACTGATTTTGAAATTTAATCTTGTTCGCTCCTATACGTGGACAATTGTGGAACAGTTCCGCGATCTCGAAATTG AGAGAGCTTTAGAGGATCACGAAGAAGTGCTTCAGATGTATATAGATTCATGGAATCTTTGTTCCTGTGACAGGAGGTTTATTGTAAGGCAGGATTTCCACAAGTATCAGTTTTTCCAGAACCCTGag CGCTTTTATCCACTGGAACTAGTAGACCTTGAATCGCAGCTGGACTGCCCGGCAAACTCTACAGTTGTTACTAAGATAATTGTCATAcag AATATGCTTCACTTAGGAAACAGCATGCCAGTTGTGCAGAGTTTTTTATGGTTCAAAGATTCCACTCTAAACTCTTGGAGAAAGTATTTTTTTAGAATTGAAGAAAATATCTTGAGATTTTCCATCATCCCTGAAAAAAAG GATCCCAAGCAGATGCATTCACTTTTAGACCTAAGAAACTGTGATATTTTTATGCCAACTGGAGGGAAATCTAAGGGATCTCCAACTAATTTCTCTTTTTGTATCAAG tcaAGAAGTCTGGAAAGATCAACAACTGATTtaaaatggttttgttgtgtAAATGAAAAGGGACGAAAGTGCTGGATTGTGGCCTTAAGATTAGCAAAG TTTGGGACAAAGTTACGAGAAAACTATAGTGAAACCAAGTCAAGGAGGAATAGTGTTGACAATTCACCTTTGTATTTAAACATAGGAGAACATCGTGCTATCACATTT GATTCTCTCTCCTGTAAAAAACTTCAAGTAGCAATGGATTTCACAGGACAGTCTAGCCATGTAGTCCAAAACTCAATAGAGCTCAAGGCGGTTGCTGCTGTGGAAACAATGAACAGGAAG CAGGAAGCCTCAATTGTTGAAGCTGTACAACCTTCAGTTCAACCAACTTTGGAGTTTGGTGTCTCCAAACTACAACCATGGTTTTATAGTGGTATGACAAGAGAAGAAGCAactcaactgttaacaaaatacagaacagtaaatgg AGTATTCCTGGTGCGTGAAAGTAACCAAAACCCTGGCAGATTCGTCCTCTCCTAtgtttttaataagaaaacacaTCATACTGAAATCTATCCA ATAGAGGAAAAAAACCAACTATGTTACACACTGGATGGTGGAAAAACCAAGTTTTATGATCTTCTGCAGCTGGTTGAGTTCTACCAGCTCAACCTTGGTTGCTTGCCAACAAAGCTTAAGCACTTCTTTGTCCATAAGCCAAAAAGAACACAATATCCAGTCTAA
- the LOC143233909 gene encoding growth factor receptor-bound protein 14-like isoform X7, with protein sequence MSLTGRRRETSGQITSSSQMLRSTKFKKGKYGMLMDSGINSDYHCPLIPITDNKTDHSCLKEVALNFYLEDGRHHRMVVEEGLRASDLCSLLILKFNLVRSYTWTIVEQFRDLEIERALEDHEEVLQMYIDSWNLCSCDRRFIVRQDFHKYQFFQNPERFYPLELVDLESQLDCPANSTVVTKIIVIQDPKQMHSLLDLRNCDIFMPTGGKSKGSPTNFSFCIKSRSLERSTTDLKWFCCVNEKGRKCWIVALRLAKFGTKLRENYSETKSRRNSVDNSPLYLNIGEHRAITFDSLSCKKLQVAMDFTGQSSHVVQNSIELKAVAAVETMNRKQEASIVEAVQPSVQPTLEFGVSKLQPWFYSGMTREEATQLLTKYRTVNGVFLVRESNQNPGRFVLSYVFNKKTHHTEIYPIEEKNQLCYTLDGGKTKFYDLLQLVEFYQLNLGCLPTKLKHFFVHKPKRTQYPV encoded by the exons ctctacaaaattcaaaaaaggaaAATACGGTATGCTGATGGATAGTGGTATAAACTCAGACTATCACTGTCCTTTGATTCCTATCACAGACAATAAAACTGACCACAGCTGTCTGAAAGAA GTAGCCCTGAACTTCTACCTGGAAGACGGAAGACATCACCGTATGGTAGTGGAGGAAGGCTTGCGTGCTAGTGATCTTTGCAGCTTACTGATTTTGAAATTTAATCTTGTTCGCTCCTATACGTGGACAATTGTGGAACAGTTCCGCGATCTCGAAATTG AGAGAGCTTTAGAGGATCACGAAGAAGTGCTTCAGATGTATATAGATTCATGGAATCTTTGTTCCTGTGACAGGAGGTTTATTGTAAGGCAGGATTTCCACAAGTATCAGTTTTTCCAGAACCCTGag CGCTTTTATCCACTGGAACTAGTAGACCTTGAATCGCAGCTGGACTGCCCGGCAAACTCTACAGTTGTTACTAAGATAATTGTCATAcag GATCCCAAGCAGATGCATTCACTTTTAGACCTAAGAAACTGTGATATTTTTATGCCAACTGGAGGGAAATCTAAGGGATCTCCAACTAATTTCTCTTTTTGTATCAAG tcaAGAAGTCTGGAAAGATCAACAACTGATTtaaaatggttttgttgtgtAAATGAAAAGGGACGAAAGTGCTGGATTGTGGCCTTAAGATTAGCAAAG TTTGGGACAAAGTTACGAGAAAACTATAGTGAAACCAAGTCAAGGAGGAATAGTGTTGACAATTCACCTTTGTATTTAAACATAGGAGAACATCGTGCTATCACATTT GATTCTCTCTCCTGTAAAAAACTTCAAGTAGCAATGGATTTCACAGGACAGTCTAGCCATGTAGTCCAAAACTCAATAGAGCTCAAGGCGGTTGCTGCTGTGGAAACAATGAACAGGAAG CAGGAAGCCTCAATTGTTGAAGCTGTACAACCTTCAGTTCAACCAACTTTGGAGTTTGGTGTCTCCAAACTACAACCATGGTTTTATAGTGGTATGACAAGAGAAGAAGCAactcaactgttaacaaaatacagaacagtaaatgg AGTATTCCTGGTGCGTGAAAGTAACCAAAACCCTGGCAGATTCGTCCTCTCCTAtgtttttaataagaaaacacaTCATACTGAAATCTATCCA ATAGAGGAAAAAAACCAACTATGTTACACACTGGATGGTGGAAAAACCAAGTTTTATGATCTTCTGCAGCTGGTTGAGTTCTACCAGCTCAACCTTGGTTGCTTGCCAACAAAGCTTAAGCACTTCTTTGTCCATAAGCCAAAAAGAACACAATATCCAGTCTAA
- the LOC143233909 gene encoding growth factor receptor-bound protein 14-like isoform X3 gives MNCLHLNHAFLGTPIASTKFKKGKYGMLMDSGINSDYHCPLIPITDNKTDHSCLKEVALNFYLEDGRHHRMVVEEGLRASDLCSLLILKFNLVRSYTWTIVEQFRDLEIERALEDHEEVLQMYIDSWNLCSCDRRFIVRQDFHKYQFFQNPERFYPLELVDLESQLDCPANSTVVTKIIVIQNMLHLGNSMPVVQSFLWFKDSTLNSWRKYFFRIEENILRFSIIPEKKDPKQMHSLLDLRNCDIFMPTGGKSKGSPTNFSFCIKSRSLERSTTDLKWFCCVNEKGRKCWIVALRLAKFGTKLRENYSETKSRRNSVDNSPLYLNIGEHRAITFDSLSCKKLQVAMDFTGQSSHVVQNSIELKAVAAVETMNRKQEASIVEAVQPSVQPTLEFGVSKLQPWFYSGMTREEATQLLTKYRTVNGVFLVRESNQNPGRFVLSYVFNKKTHHTEIYPIEEKNQLCYTLDGGKTKFYDLLQLVEFYQLNLGCLPTKLKHFFVHKPKRTQYPV, from the exons ctctacaaaattcaaaaaaggaaAATACGGTATGCTGATGGATAGTGGTATAAACTCAGACTATCACTGTCCTTTGATTCCTATCACAGACAATAAAACTGACCACAGCTGTCTGAAAGAA GTAGCCCTGAACTTCTACCTGGAAGACGGAAGACATCACCGTATGGTAGTGGAGGAAGGCTTGCGTGCTAGTGATCTTTGCAGCTTACTGATTTTGAAATTTAATCTTGTTCGCTCCTATACGTGGACAATTGTGGAACAGTTCCGCGATCTCGAAATTG AGAGAGCTTTAGAGGATCACGAAGAAGTGCTTCAGATGTATATAGATTCATGGAATCTTTGTTCCTGTGACAGGAGGTTTATTGTAAGGCAGGATTTCCACAAGTATCAGTTTTTCCAGAACCCTGag CGCTTTTATCCACTGGAACTAGTAGACCTTGAATCGCAGCTGGACTGCCCGGCAAACTCTACAGTTGTTACTAAGATAATTGTCATAcag AATATGCTTCACTTAGGAAACAGCATGCCAGTTGTGCAGAGTTTTTTATGGTTCAAAGATTCCACTCTAAACTCTTGGAGAAAGTATTTTTTTAGAATTGAAGAAAATATCTTGAGATTTTCCATCATCCCTGAAAAAAAG GATCCCAAGCAGATGCATTCACTTTTAGACCTAAGAAACTGTGATATTTTTATGCCAACTGGAGGGAAATCTAAGGGATCTCCAACTAATTTCTCTTTTTGTATCAAG tcaAGAAGTCTGGAAAGATCAACAACTGATTtaaaatggttttgttgtgtAAATGAAAAGGGACGAAAGTGCTGGATTGTGGCCTTAAGATTAGCAAAG TTTGGGACAAAGTTACGAGAAAACTATAGTGAAACCAAGTCAAGGAGGAATAGTGTTGACAATTCACCTTTGTATTTAAACATAGGAGAACATCGTGCTATCACATTT GATTCTCTCTCCTGTAAAAAACTTCAAGTAGCAATGGATTTCACAGGACAGTCTAGCCATGTAGTCCAAAACTCAATAGAGCTCAAGGCGGTTGCTGCTGTGGAAACAATGAACAGGAAG CAGGAAGCCTCAATTGTTGAAGCTGTACAACCTTCAGTTCAACCAACTTTGGAGTTTGGTGTCTCCAAACTACAACCATGGTTTTATAGTGGTATGACAAGAGAAGAAGCAactcaactgttaacaaaatacagaacagtaaatgg AGTATTCCTGGTGCGTGAAAGTAACCAAAACCCTGGCAGATTCGTCCTCTCCTAtgtttttaataagaaaacacaTCATACTGAAATCTATCCA ATAGAGGAAAAAAACCAACTATGTTACACACTGGATGGTGGAAAAACCAAGTTTTATGATCTTCTGCAGCTGGTTGAGTTCTACCAGCTCAACCTTGGTTGCTTGCCAACAAAGCTTAAGCACTTCTTTGTCCATAAGCCAAAAAGAACACAATATCCAGTCTAA
- the LOC143233909 gene encoding growth factor receptor-bound protein 14-like isoform X1, with protein MSLTGRRRETSGQITSSSQMLRSTKFKKGKYGMLMDSGINSDYHCPLIPITDNKTDHSCLKEVALNFYLEDGRHHRMVVEEGLRASDLCSLLILKFNLVRSYTWTIVEQFRDLEIERALEDHEEVLQMYIDSWNLCSCDRRFIVRQDFHKYQFFQNPERFYPLELVDLESQLDCPANSTVVTKIIVIQNMLHLGNSMPVVQSFLWFKDSTLNSWRKYFFRIEENILRFSIIPEKKDPKQMHSLLDLRNCDIFMPTGGKSKGSPTNFSFCIKSRSLERSTTDLKWFCCVNEKGRKCWIVALRLAKFGTKLRENYSETKSRRNSVDNSPLYLNIGEHRAITFDSLSCKKLQVAMDFTGQSSHVVQNSIELKAVAAVETMNRKQEASIVEAVQPSVQPTLEFGVSKLQPWFYSGMTREEATQLLTKYRTVNGVFLVRESNQNPGRFVLSYVFNKKTHHTEIYPIEEKNQLCYTLDGGKTKFYDLLQLVEFYQLNLGCLPTKLKHFFVHKPKRTQYPV; from the exons ctctacaaaattcaaaaaaggaaAATACGGTATGCTGATGGATAGTGGTATAAACTCAGACTATCACTGTCCTTTGATTCCTATCACAGACAATAAAACTGACCACAGCTGTCTGAAAGAA GTAGCCCTGAACTTCTACCTGGAAGACGGAAGACATCACCGTATGGTAGTGGAGGAAGGCTTGCGTGCTAGTGATCTTTGCAGCTTACTGATTTTGAAATTTAATCTTGTTCGCTCCTATACGTGGACAATTGTGGAACAGTTCCGCGATCTCGAAATTG AGAGAGCTTTAGAGGATCACGAAGAAGTGCTTCAGATGTATATAGATTCATGGAATCTTTGTTCCTGTGACAGGAGGTTTATTGTAAGGCAGGATTTCCACAAGTATCAGTTTTTCCAGAACCCTGag CGCTTTTATCCACTGGAACTAGTAGACCTTGAATCGCAGCTGGACTGCCCGGCAAACTCTACAGTTGTTACTAAGATAATTGTCATAcag AATATGCTTCACTTAGGAAACAGCATGCCAGTTGTGCAGAGTTTTTTATGGTTCAAAGATTCCACTCTAAACTCTTGGAGAAAGTATTTTTTTAGAATTGAAGAAAATATCTTGAGATTTTCCATCATCCCTGAAAAAAAG GATCCCAAGCAGATGCATTCACTTTTAGACCTAAGAAACTGTGATATTTTTATGCCAACTGGAGGGAAATCTAAGGGATCTCCAACTAATTTCTCTTTTTGTATCAAG tcaAGAAGTCTGGAAAGATCAACAACTGATTtaaaatggttttgttgtgtAAATGAAAAGGGACGAAAGTGCTGGATTGTGGCCTTAAGATTAGCAAAG TTTGGGACAAAGTTACGAGAAAACTATAGTGAAACCAAGTCAAGGAGGAATAGTGTTGACAATTCACCTTTGTATTTAAACATAGGAGAACATCGTGCTATCACATTT GATTCTCTCTCCTGTAAAAAACTTCAAGTAGCAATGGATTTCACAGGACAGTCTAGCCATGTAGTCCAAAACTCAATAGAGCTCAAGGCGGTTGCTGCTGTGGAAACAATGAACAGGAAG CAGGAAGCCTCAATTGTTGAAGCTGTACAACCTTCAGTTCAACCAACTTTGGAGTTTGGTGTCTCCAAACTACAACCATGGTTTTATAGTGGTATGACAAGAGAAGAAGCAactcaactgttaacaaaatacagaacagtaaatgg AGTATTCCTGGTGCGTGAAAGTAACCAAAACCCTGGCAGATTCGTCCTCTCCTAtgtttttaataagaaaacacaTCATACTGAAATCTATCCA ATAGAGGAAAAAAACCAACTATGTTACACACTGGATGGTGGAAAAACCAAGTTTTATGATCTTCTGCAGCTGGTTGAGTTCTACCAGCTCAACCTTGGTTGCTTGCCAACAAAGCTTAAGCACTTCTTTGTCCATAAGCCAAAAAGAACACAATATCCAGTCTAA